The Hymenobacter sp. 5317J-9 genome has a window encoding:
- a CDS encoding ATP-binding cassette domain-containing protein has translation MHPAPLVETTDLSFRFGERAVLHGLGLAVPAGSIYGFLGPNGAGKSTTLRLLLGLLRPAGGAVRLFGHELARHRVALLSRVGALIENPSLYDHLTGHENVEATRRLRGLPAARTAAVLAQVGLSAHAHRPVKGYSLGMKQRLGLALALLPDPDLLILDEPTNGLDPAGISDLRALLRQLREEHGKTILLSSHLIGEVEKVATHVGVIQQGQLMFQGSLAALQARQQTQAELVLETACAATCRGLLPELHAATVVASGTLRVPFHSREHTAALASALVAAGQPVFSLHCEQPTLEATFLHLTETASAQ, from the coding sequence ATGCATCCCGCTCCCCTTGTTGAAACCACTGACCTTTCGTTCCGATTTGGGGAGCGGGCGGTGCTCCACGGCCTCGGCCTGGCCGTGCCGGCCGGCAGCATCTACGGCTTTCTGGGGCCGAACGGAGCCGGCAAAAGCACCACCCTGCGCCTGCTGCTGGGGCTGCTGCGGCCCGCGGGCGGCGCCGTGCGCCTGTTTGGGCATGAGTTGGCCCGCCACCGCGTGGCCCTGCTGAGCCGGGTGGGCGCCCTCATCGAAAACCCCTCGCTTTACGACCACCTCACCGGCCACGAAAACGTGGAGGCCACCCGCCGCCTGCGCGGGCTGCCCGCCGCCCGCACCGCCGCCGTGCTTGCCCAGGTGGGCCTCAGCGCCCACGCCCACCGCCCGGTGAAGGGCTACTCGCTGGGCATGAAGCAGCGCTTGGGCCTGGCGCTGGCCCTGCTGCCCGACCCCGACCTGCTCATCCTCGACGAGCCCACCAATGGCCTCGACCCGGCCGGCATCAGCGACCTGCGCGCCCTGCTGCGGCAGTTGCGCGAAGAGCACGGCAAAACCATTCTGCTGTCGAGCCACCTCATTGGCGAAGTCGAGAAAGTGGCCACCCATGTGGGCGTCATTCAGCAGGGGCAGCTGATGTTTCAGGGCAGCCTGGCCGCCCTGCAGGCCCGTCAGCAAACCCAGGCCGAACTGGTGCTCGAAACCGCCTGCGCCGCCACTTGCCGCGGCCTGCTGCCCGAGTTGCACGCGGCCACGGTGGTGGCGTCCGGCACCCTGCGCGTGCCTTTCCACTCGCGCGAGCACACCGCGGCTTTGGCCAGCGCGCTGGTGGCCGCCGGCCAGCCCGTGTTCAGCCTACACTGCGAGCAGCCCACCCTCGAAGCCACTTTCCTGCACCTCACCGAAACCGCCTCCGCTCAATGA
- a CDS encoding ABC transporter permease, translated as MNPAATTSEFQALPAVPGPLAQLGRSLAADVLKLRRTSALWLTLASGVLPVLLNFCIFYFKGHLLLKPGADGWVKYASMSWQTAAVLLPLFVVLLTSLVVGVENKAEGWKHLFALPVGRLPVWASKLLIILGLNALAQVLFVGLLLAGGYLLQALRPELHLQQFVPPLHVLGVLLGRTYLATLGIVGVQYVLSKWQPGFVLPVAAGMAGWVAGLTLMRWEHVGWIPYAGPLLTLMATPFKPVPGLVVPAVAPHEWHQLLMFGACAVLGYVILRWRNLA; from the coding sequence ATGAACCCTGCCGCAACAACTTCCGAATTTCAGGCGCTGCCGGCCGTGCCCGGGCCCCTCGCGCAACTGGGCCGCAGCCTGGCGGCCGATGTGCTGAAACTGCGCCGCACCTCGGCGCTGTGGCTCACGCTGGCCAGCGGCGTGCTGCCGGTGCTGCTCAATTTCTGCATTTTCTACTTCAAAGGCCACCTTCTGCTGAAGCCCGGCGCCGACGGCTGGGTGAAATACGCCAGCATGAGCTGGCAAACGGCGGCCGTGCTGCTGCCGCTCTTCGTGGTGCTGCTCACCAGCCTGGTGGTGGGCGTCGAGAACAAGGCCGAGGGCTGGAAGCACCTGTTTGCCCTGCCGGTGGGCCGCCTGCCGGTGTGGGCCAGCAAGCTGCTCATCATTCTGGGGCTGAATGCGCTAGCCCAGGTGCTATTCGTGGGCCTGCTGCTGGCGGGCGGCTACCTGCTGCAGGCCCTGCGGCCGGAGCTGCACCTGCAGCAGTTTGTGCCGCCGCTCCACGTGCTGGGCGTGCTGCTGGGGCGCACCTACCTGGCCACGCTGGGCATAGTGGGCGTGCAATACGTGCTGAGCAAGTGGCAGCCGGGCTTTGTGCTGCCGGTGGCGGCGGGCATGGCGGGCTGGGTGGCCGGCCTCACGCTCATGCGCTGGGAGCACGTGGGCTGGATTCCCTACGCCGGCCCCTTGCTCACGCTCATGGCCACGCCCTTCAAACCCGTGCCAGGGCTGGTGGTGCCCGCCGTGGCGCCGCACGAGTGGCACCAACTCCTAATGTTTGGTGCCTGTGCGGTGCTGGGCTACGTAATTTTGCGCTGGCGCAATCTGGCCTAA
- a CDS encoding outer membrane beta-barrel family protein gives MKHALLGLSLLATCASSAYAQTPAAPAPTPTTAPAKPAASKPLVLPEAPKGTGRLNGQVQDAATKKPVEFATVALLPPTGDTPIDGTVADEKGRFSLRGLAPGTYRLQLSFLGYAALTREVTVTGGTTDLGALGLTATAQQLGDVTVTGEKETVEVKPDRIVYNADRDLTNKGGVAADVLRKVPLLNVDLDGNVQLRGSSNIRVLINNKPSSILAGNLADALKQLPADQIASVEVITTPGAKYDGEGTAGIVNIILKKNNLQGVNGSVNAAAGNRSSNAGGSLNVRRGKVGVNTNLSSYLYYSPSASTSERTSFDGSAGNVISRLSQNGSGDNLGGGAYGRMSLDYDPAKNHSLTVGFSGSLNRNNSQSEQVNDFVNIAGPSPSQLFTRATENTFNFSSYDVNTTYTRTFEGQPRREWSVLAQHSRNRNLQPYSLNQYENQFTATGLPNYRESSDNLSRNLETTLQTDYTHPIGDKRSVEVGGKAILRRVLSDYQIQTATGTDAPFVIDQQRSNVFDYDQNVAAVYGTYGFPLGKKLNSRVGTRLERTDIVGRFQQNDITRFTSGYTSLLPNASISYTRKPGNTLRLAYSRRIQRPNIYYLNPYENRVDKFNISKGDPTLDPEFTDSYELNYSTFVKGSVLNFSLFTRQTNNAIEAVRSRSGETTLTTYANVARNHTYGASVFGSFKPTPKWELSGSTSFNYVVLRSGYLNTTNEGLMYNLNLNSTYKFTKTLSAQFYGGISSSRVQLQGRAAAWNYYSMGIKKTILKEKGDLTLNADNFLTDRRDLNSTVSTPLFNLEQHNYIALRGIRLAFGYRFGKIENSPPKPRRSIRNDDQKAGETQSGQQ, from the coding sequence ATGAAACACGCCTTACTCGGCTTGTCGCTGCTGGCGACCTGCGCTAGCTCTGCCTACGCCCAAACGCCGGCTGCCCCGGCCCCCACTCCCACCACGGCCCCCGCCAAGCCCGCCGCGTCCAAGCCGCTGGTGCTCCCCGAGGCACCCAAAGGCACCGGCCGCCTCAATGGCCAGGTGCAGGACGCGGCCACCAAAAAGCCCGTCGAATTTGCCACCGTGGCCCTGCTGCCGCCCACCGGCGACACGCCCATCGATGGCACCGTGGCTGATGAGAAGGGCCGCTTCAGCCTGCGCGGGCTGGCGCCGGGCACCTACCGCCTGCAGCTCAGCTTCCTGGGCTACGCGGCCCTCACGCGGGAAGTGACCGTGACCGGCGGCACCACCGACCTCGGCGCGCTCGGCCTCACCGCCACGGCCCAGCAGCTGGGCGACGTGACGGTGACCGGCGAAAAGGAAACCGTGGAAGTGAAGCCCGACCGCATTGTGTACAACGCCGACCGCGACCTCACCAACAAGGGCGGCGTGGCCGCCGACGTGCTGCGCAAAGTGCCCCTGCTGAACGTGGACCTCGACGGCAACGTGCAGCTGCGCGGCTCCTCCAACATCCGGGTGCTCATCAACAACAAGCCCAGCAGCATCCTGGCCGGCAACCTGGCCGATGCCCTCAAGCAGCTGCCCGCCGACCAGATTGCTTCCGTGGAGGTCATCACCACGCCCGGCGCCAAGTACGACGGCGAAGGCACGGCCGGCATCGTGAACATCATCCTGAAAAAGAACAACCTGCAGGGCGTGAACGGCAGCGTGAACGCCGCCGCCGGCAACCGCAGCTCCAACGCCGGCGGCAGCCTCAACGTGCGCCGCGGCAAGGTGGGCGTGAACACCAACCTCAGCAGCTACCTCTACTACAGCCCCAGCGCCAGCACCTCGGAGCGCACCAGCTTCGACGGTTCGGCCGGCAACGTCATCTCGCGGCTGAGCCAGAACGGCAGCGGCGACAACCTCGGCGGCGGCGCCTACGGCCGCATGAGCCTCGACTACGACCCCGCCAAAAACCACAGCCTCACCGTGGGCTTCAGCGGCAGCCTCAACCGCAACAACAGCCAGAGCGAGCAAGTCAACGACTTTGTGAACATCGCCGGGCCCTCGCCCAGCCAGCTGTTCACCCGCGCCACGGAGAATACCTTCAACTTCTCCAGCTACGATGTGAACACCACCTACACGCGCACCTTCGAGGGCCAGCCGCGCCGCGAGTGGAGCGTGTTGGCCCAGCACTCGCGCAACCGCAATCTGCAGCCCTACTCCCTAAATCAGTACGAAAACCAGTTCACGGCCACCGGCCTGCCCAACTACCGCGAAAGCAGCGACAACCTCTCACGCAACCTTGAAACCACGCTCCAGACCGACTATACACACCCCATCGGTGACAAGCGCAGCGTGGAAGTGGGCGGCAAGGCCATCTTGCGCCGCGTGCTGAGCGACTACCAGATTCAGACCGCCACCGGCACCGATGCGCCTTTTGTCATTGACCAGCAACGTTCCAACGTGTTCGACTACGACCAGAACGTGGCGGCCGTGTACGGCACCTATGGCTTCCCGCTGGGCAAGAAGCTGAACTCCCGCGTGGGCACCCGCCTCGAGCGCACCGACATTGTGGGCCGCTTCCAGCAAAACGACATCACGCGCTTCACCAGTGGCTACACCAGCCTGCTGCCCAACGCCAGCATCAGCTACACCCGCAAGCCCGGCAACACCCTGCGCCTGGCCTACAGCCGCCGCATCCAGCGCCCCAACATCTACTACCTGAACCCCTACGAAAACCGCGTCGACAAATTCAACATCAGCAAAGGCGACCCCACGCTGGACCCGGAATTCACCGACAGCTACGAGCTGAACTACAGCACCTTCGTGAAAGGCTCGGTGCTGAACTTCTCGCTCTTCACGCGCCAGACCAACAACGCCATTGAGGCCGTACGGTCCCGGTCCGGCGAAACCACCCTGACCACCTACGCCAACGTGGCCCGCAACCACACCTACGGCGCCAGCGTGTTCGGCTCCTTCAAGCCCACCCCCAAATGGGAGCTGAGCGGCTCGACCTCGTTCAACTACGTGGTGCTGCGCTCGGGCTACCTCAACACCACCAACGAGGGCCTGATGTACAACCTCAACCTCAACTCGACCTACAAATTCACCAAAACCCTGAGCGCCCAGTTCTACGGCGGCATCAGCTCCTCGCGCGTGCAGCTGCAGGGCCGCGCCGCCGCCTGGAACTACTATTCCATGGGCATCAAAAAGACCATTCTGAAGGAAAAGGGCGACCTCACCCTCAACGCCGACAACTTCCTCACCGACCGCCGCGACCTCAACTCCACCGTCAGCACGCCCTTGTTCAACCTGGAGCAGCACAACTACATCGCCCTGCGGGGCATCCGCCTGGCCTTCGGCTACCGCTTTGGTAAGATTGAAAATAGCCCGCCTAAGCCGCGCCGCAGCATCCGCAACGACGACCAGAAAGCCGGCGAAACCCAAAGCGGCCAGCAGTAA
- a CDS encoding shikimate dehydrogenase codes for MRQFGLIGRTLSHSFSQTYFTQKFYSLGLPDHQYDLFELATINELPAVLAAHPDLTGLNVTVPYKESVMLYLDELAPSATRVGAVNVVERLPDGRLRGHNTDYVGFRESLRRFFPLPPEPRALVLGTGGAAKAVVVALQELGIAHWLVSRDPMAHGLTYDDLTPQLVAAHPLIINATPLGTFPRTDECPPLPYAALTEHHYLHDLVYNPTETLFMAKGKEAGAQVKNGFEMLCLQAEAAWDIWNAALKEG; via the coding sequence ATGCGCCAGTTCGGGCTAATCGGCCGCACCCTCAGCCATTCCTTTTCGCAGACGTATTTCACCCAGAAGTTTTACTCGCTGGGCCTGCCCGACCACCAGTACGACCTGTTTGAGCTGGCCACCATCAACGAGTTGCCCGCTGTGCTGGCCGCCCACCCCGACCTGACGGGCCTGAACGTGACCGTGCCCTACAAAGAGTCGGTGATGCTGTACCTGGATGAGCTGGCGCCCTCGGCCACCCGCGTGGGCGCCGTGAACGTGGTGGAGCGCCTGCCCGACGGCCGCCTGCGCGGCCACAACACCGACTACGTGGGCTTCCGGGAATCGCTGCGGCGGTTCTTTCCGCTCCCGCCCGAGCCCCGGGCCCTGGTGCTGGGCACCGGCGGCGCGGCCAAAGCCGTGGTGGTGGCGCTGCAAGAGCTGGGCATTGCGCACTGGCTGGTGAGCCGCGACCCCATGGCCCACGGCCTGACTTACGACGACCTCACGCCGCAGTTGGTGGCAGCGCACCCGCTCATCATCAACGCCACGCCGCTGGGCACCTTCCCGCGCACCGACGAGTGCCCGCCTCTGCCCTACGCTGCCCTCACCGAGCACCACTACCTGCACGACCTGGTGTACAACCCCACCGAAACGCTGTTTATGGCCAAAGGCAAGGAAGCCGGCGCGCAGGTGAAAAACGGCTTCGAGATGCTGTGCCTGCAGGCCGAGGCGGCCTGGGATATCTGGAACGCTGCGCTTAAGGAGGGATGA
- a CDS encoding DedA family protein, protein MEIIKHFFDLLLHLDKTLVNVVHEYGNLTYLILFLIIFTETGVIVMPFLPGDSLLFVAGTLAAQPNPDTGHPLLNIWLLIPLLIAAAFIGDNLNYLVGDYLGPRVFRENYKFLNRKYLDQTQAFYAKHGGKTIIMARFVPIVRTFAPFVAGVGTMTYRYFASFSIAGAALWVVSLTLAGYLFGNIPLVKNNFTLVIYAIILISVLPPLWSFLKSKFGSQPAADAR, encoded by the coding sequence ATGGAAATTATCAAGCACTTTTTCGACCTTCTGCTCCACCTCGACAAAACGCTGGTGAACGTGGTGCACGAGTACGGCAACCTGACGTACCTCATCCTGTTCCTCATCATTTTCACCGAAACCGGGGTGATTGTGATGCCCTTCCTGCCCGGCGACTCGCTGCTGTTTGTGGCCGGCACGCTGGCCGCCCAGCCCAACCCCGACACGGGCCACCCCCTGCTCAACATCTGGCTGCTTATTCCGCTGCTCATCGCGGCGGCCTTTATTGGCGACAACCTGAACTACCTGGTGGGCGACTACTTAGGGCCGCGGGTATTCCGCGAAAATTACAAGTTTCTCAACCGAAAGTACCTCGACCAGACGCAGGCGTTTTATGCCAAGCACGGCGGCAAAACTATCATCATGGCGCGCTTCGTGCCCATTGTGCGCACGTTTGCGCCGTTTGTGGCCGGCGTGGGCACCATGACGTACCGCTATTTTGCGTCCTTCAGCATTGCGGGGGCGGCGCTGTGGGTGGTGTCGCTCACGCTGGCGGGCTACCTGTTTGGCAACATTCCGCTGGTCAAGAACAACTTCACGCTGGTCATTTATGCCATCATTCTGATATCGGTGCTGCCGCCGCTGTGGTCGTTCCTGAAAAGCAAGTTCGGCTCCCAGCCCGCCGCCGACGCCCGATAA
- a CDS encoding bestrophin family ion channel: protein MIVYQGGDWWRALWHFHTSAVIRLLLKRVALVGLYGSAIAVVSLDFHTLNVRIGREYLSILGILLSLLLVFRTNTAYDRYYEGRKVWGILVSQCRGLAMEMNALLPREAKSSRRYFAALISNFPIAVEGSLRNRMRFDKMEATPDIIERLQKAESVPSTIIAVLMESVEQLRQVQIFDPIHLINIKQHYLSMMSVNGTCERIKATPIPYSYSFFIKCYITIFIMIMPLVLVDSCDWWMVPITMIGAYAMLGLEMIGNEIENPFGYDSNDLPITQLSNKIRVSVHDLLGVELPAEKKALATVPYSVVH, encoded by the coding sequence ATGATAGTATACCAAGGAGGCGATTGGTGGCGTGCCCTGTGGCACTTCCACACCTCCGCCGTGATTCGTCTGTTGCTGAAGCGCGTGGCGCTGGTGGGCCTCTACGGCTCGGCCATTGCCGTGGTCAGCCTCGACTTTCACACCCTCAACGTTCGCATCGGGCGCGAGTACCTGTCCATTCTGGGCATCTTGTTGAGCTTGTTGCTGGTGTTTCGCACCAACACCGCCTACGACCGATACTACGAAGGGCGCAAGGTGTGGGGCATCCTGGTGTCGCAGTGCCGGGGGCTGGCCATGGAAATGAACGCCCTGCTGCCGCGTGAGGCCAAATCGAGCCGCCGTTACTTCGCCGCCCTCATCTCCAACTTCCCCATTGCCGTAGAAGGCTCGTTGCGCAACCGCATGCGCTTCGACAAGATGGAGGCTACCCCCGACATCATCGAGCGCCTGCAGAAGGCCGAAAGCGTGCCCTCTACCATCATCGCCGTGCTCATGGAGAGCGTGGAGCAGCTGCGGCAGGTGCAGATTTTCGACCCCATTCACCTCATCAACATCAAGCAGCACTACCTAAGCATGATGAGCGTGAACGGCACCTGCGAGCGCATCAAAGCCACCCCCATCCCGTATTCCTATAGTTTCTTCATCAAGTGCTACATCACCATCTTCATCATGATAATGCCGCTGGTGCTGGTCGATTCCTGCGACTGGTGGATGGTGCCCATCACCATGATTGGGGCCTACGCCATGCTGGGCCTGGAGATGATTGGCAACGAGATTGAGAATCCCTTCGGCTACGACAGCAACGACCTGCCCATCACGCAGCTCTCAAACAAGATTCGCGTCAGCGTGCACGACCTCCTCGGGGTGGAGCTGCCGGCCGAGAAAAAAGCCCTGGCTACTGTTCCGTATAGCGTTGTGCATTAA
- a CDS encoding T9SS type A sorting domain-containing protein has product MQTLTFTQKLLRQRRLFGFLLPLFAIFVGAGATQKAFAQAYTFSNVTITARTTSAASSNTSTLYVKRSVAGQPTFDGAALGGTSGGTPVKFDPANGGVLTLDASAIQVSGAPGATAATLFYRVYLMGTSAGNIPSYSVATLADKGNGIDFDNNAININILNQPSVLGGGDYNLEIYFTYTYNDPIDGPTQVRSPAGTAVAKFSLVAPAVTPPNGSTTWISDGVSPKNSDWLDPINWSNGVPTRFSDAIIPEKPNNTTTAPPTVTPVIADPTQLYEVRTLTLNGASNSQRALLRIGNSTNNTPGAPTGSAPVGGTLHVYGDLNVYGGGILGATSGTNGTANPVTNSTIVLNGATQTVRGILNIVDFRVEGTGFKNIVNEVRATNTFTFAPGVTAIVRTVLENASTTPSTFSLNTTLTSSVNLKSTGVLYGETNDAYIQGVTLADRSIFAGVTQTFGNIGIDITSNRDIPGPTIQITRTIGDPLNGPIGRSARPIKRQYGVSGDVNVAPTVSTVVFHYLNSADELNGIDETNLTMFRTVNNGIPYFPEGGVQNIGAKTVTRTNMTAINTLTLGDKTNPLPVNLTSFDAKRAGADVAVTWSTASEKNSKGYNVQVSTNGTDFRTLGFVSSASANSSTAQTYSYMDTEKNKTTLRYYRLQQIDLDGKDSFYGPRTVSFEGEIATSATEGTSLLAYPNPFNSADQLHLTLQSTSAGQSSVTVTDLTGRTVRQQTLDLGKGNNDVTVEGLNDLKAGVYMVRLTQANGQVKSLKVVKQ; this is encoded by the coding sequence ATGCAAACGTTAACCTTTACTCAGAAGCTCTTGCGACAGCGTCGCTTATTCGGCTTCCTGCTTCCCTTATTTGCCATCTTTGTCGGTGCTGGCGCTACGCAAAAAGCGTTTGCGCAAGCGTACACATTCTCTAATGTGACGATAACTGCTAGGACGACTTCAGCGGCATCTTCGAACACTTCCACTTTGTATGTCAAGCGAAGCGTTGCTGGTCAGCCGACATTCGACGGCGCCGCTCTAGGCGGTACCTCGGGTGGTACTCCGGTGAAGTTTGACCCAGCAAATGGCGGCGTTTTAACCCTGGATGCTTCAGCAATTCAGGTGTCAGGAGCTCCGGGTGCTACTGCTGCAACCCTTTTTTACCGGGTTTATCTAATGGGCACCTCGGCTGGTAATATCCCGAGCTACTCAGTGGCTACTCTGGCCGACAAGGGCAATGGCATTGATTTCGATAACAACGCCATTAATATCAACATCCTGAATCAGCCTTCGGTGTTGGGTGGTGGAGATTACAACCTTGAAATCTACTTCACTTACACCTACAATGACCCAATTGACGGGCCAACGCAGGTGCGGAGCCCCGCTGGGACTGCTGTAGCCAAATTTTCGTTGGTAGCGCCTGCCGTGACTCCTCCTAACGGTTCCACCACCTGGATTAGCGATGGCGTTAGCCCTAAGAACTCTGATTGGCTGGACCCGATTAACTGGTCTAATGGTGTGCCTACCCGGTTTTCGGATGCTATCATTCCCGAAAAGCCAAACAACACCACTACCGCTCCTCCTACCGTTACCCCGGTAATTGCCGACCCTACGCAACTGTACGAAGTTCGCACGTTGACTTTGAATGGTGCATCTAACTCCCAGCGTGCCCTGCTGCGCATTGGCAATAGCACCAACAACACTCCTGGTGCACCTACCGGCTCAGCTCCAGTTGGCGGAACCCTGCACGTTTATGGCGACCTGAACGTGTATGGCGGTGGTATTCTTGGCGCAACCAGTGGTACCAACGGTACGGCTAACCCAGTCACCAACTCAACCATCGTGTTGAATGGGGCTACTCAAACCGTTCGAGGTATTTTGAATATCGTTGACTTCCGCGTTGAAGGTACCGGATTTAAGAACATAGTGAACGAAGTAAGAGCAACGAATACCTTCACCTTCGCTCCTGGTGTTACTGCTATTGTTCGCACAGTGCTGGAAAACGCAAGCACAACGCCTAGCACGTTCAGCCTCAATACTACTCTAACGTCATCTGTTAACCTAAAGAGCACGGGTGTCTTGTATGGCGAAACAAACGACGCTTATATTCAGGGCGTAACACTGGCTGACCGTAGCATCTTCGCAGGCGTTACCCAAACGTTCGGCAACATCGGCATCGATATTACCTCCAACCGCGACATCCCGGGTCCGACCATTCAAATTACCCGCACCATTGGCGACCCGCTTAACGGTCCCATCGGTCGTAGCGCCCGTCCGATTAAGCGCCAGTACGGTGTGTCGGGTGACGTGAACGTTGCGCCTACTGTTTCGACTGTTGTATTCCACTACCTTAATTCGGCTGACGAATTGAACGGAATTGACGAAACCAATTTGACCATGTTCCGCACTGTTAACAACGGCATTCCGTACTTCCCCGAAGGAGGTGTTCAGAACATAGGTGCAAAAACCGTTACTCGCACCAATATGACGGCAATCAACACGCTGACTCTGGGCGATAAGACGAACCCGCTGCCCGTTAACCTTACCTCATTCGATGCGAAGCGCGCAGGTGCTGACGTGGCTGTGACGTGGTCGACTGCTTCGGAAAAGAACAGCAAAGGCTACAACGTGCAGGTATCTACCAACGGTACGGACTTCCGCACGCTGGGCTTTGTGTCCAGTGCTTCGGCCAATAGCTCGACGGCTCAGACCTACAGCTACATGGATACCGAGAAAAACAAAACCACTCTGCGCTACTACCGCCTGCAGCAAATCGACCTCGACGGCAAGGACAGCTTCTACGGTCCTCGCACCGTTAGCTTCGAAGGCGAAATTGCCACCAGTGCCACCGAAGGCACCTCGCTGCTGGCCTACCCGAACCCCTTCAACAGCGCCGACCAGCTGCACCTGACCCTGCAGTCGACTTCGGCCGGCCAGAGCTCGGTGACCGTGACCGACCTGACCGGACGCACCGTGCGCCAGCAGACGCTGGACCTGGGCAAAGGCAACAACGACGTGACGGTTGAGGGCCTCAACGACCTGAAAGCCGGTGTATACATGGTGCGCCTCACCCAGGCCAACGGCCAGGTAAAAAGCCTGAAAGTAGTGAAGCAATAA
- a CDS encoding phosphosulfolactate synthase — MNYDLSQLPERTAKPREQGYTMVMDKGMSLREVEDFLEVSGSYTDVVKLGWATSYVVPNLKQKLEIYRAAGIPVYFGGTLFEAFIIRNQFDDYRRLLDNFGMEYAEVSDGSIDLDHGRKCEYIRELSKSVRVLSEVGSKDAEKIIPPYKWISQMETELEAGAIKVIGEAREGGNVGLFRSTGEVRSGLVEEILTKIPSEKILWEAPQKAQQVWFIKLLGANVNLGNIAPNEVVSLETIRLGLRGDTFTHFLDMDAVDPMFRPAAKSTKPGTSMPRG; from the coding sequence ATGAATTACGACCTCTCTCAACTGCCCGAGCGCACGGCCAAGCCCCGCGAGCAGGGCTACACCATGGTGATGGACAAGGGCATGAGCCTGCGCGAAGTGGAAGACTTCCTGGAAGTGAGCGGCTCCTACACCGACGTGGTGAAGCTGGGCTGGGCCACCTCCTACGTGGTGCCCAACCTCAAGCAAAAGCTCGAAATCTACCGCGCGGCGGGCATTCCGGTGTACTTCGGCGGCACGCTGTTCGAAGCCTTCATCATCCGCAACCAGTTTGACGATTATCGCCGCCTGCTCGACAATTTCGGCATGGAGTACGCCGAGGTATCGGACGGCAGCATCGACCTCGACCACGGCCGCAAATGCGAGTACATCCGCGAGCTGAGCAAGAGCGTGCGGGTGCTGAGCGAAGTGGGCTCAAAGGACGCCGAGAAAATCATCCCGCCCTACAAGTGGATTTCGCAGATGGAAACCGAACTCGAAGCCGGCGCCATCAAGGTGATTGGCGAAGCCCGCGAGGGCGGCAACGTGGGCCTGTTCCGCAGCACCGGCGAGGTGCGCTCGGGTCTGGTGGAAGAAATTCTGACCAAGATTCCGTCGGAGAAAATCCTGTGGGAAGCCCCGCAGAAAGCCCAGCAGGTGTGGTTCATCAAGCTGCTCGGCGCCAACGTGAATCTCGGCAACATCGCCCCCAACGAAGTGGTGAGCCTCGAAACCATTCGCCTGGGCCTGCGCGGCGACACCTTCACGCATTTTCTCGACATGGACGCCGTGGACCCCATGTTCCGCCCGGCGGCCAAGAGCACCAAGCCCGGCACCTCCATGCCCCGCGGCTAA